A region from the Criblamydia sequanensis CRIB-18 genome encodes:
- a CDS encoding glycosyltransferase translates to MKILLITRYFPPLDSIATSRMVSFAKYLSRKNCSLTVLTTSKKGQVSIPFAMDSSQFEVIEVPYFDPIASLGIDRLQKKTSSSFWGPLKKQLKRSLIDFYRSHMNERLPGRTDLWVLKGVQKLKALKKEGYHFDRIISSYGPPTAHMLGYFAKKIFNCYWIADYRDLWIENDLYKGLWPFKWIEKKIEGRLLKEAEMITTVSSPLQQTLIQKFYPIPVHIIENGFDEEQMSKVKGDYFSHKEKKFRLVYTGSLYWKKRNPLPLFKALYELKKEKVLTSQNFELLFYGSYTGPLLETIEKMELESLVRYRGIVGKDEALSIQKSADCFLFLESPDSKGILTGKLFEYLYFPSPILAIGIKRDSTAAKIIEKANSGFIAENSVPLIKNLIIELIKGVSLTKNTSFINQFSREAKAEKLYQLIL, encoded by the coding sequence ATGAAAATTCTTCTCATCACCCGCTATTTTCCTCCCTTGGACAGCATTGCTACGTCAAGAATGGTAAGTTTTGCAAAATACTTAAGCCGCAAAAATTGCTCTCTTACCGTTTTGACAACTTCTAAAAAAGGTCAAGTCAGTATCCCCTTTGCTATGGATTCCTCTCAATTTGAAGTGATCGAAGTTCCCTATTTTGACCCGATAGCATCTCTTGGGATCGATAGGCTGCAAAAAAAAACTTCTTCTTCGTTTTGGGGTCCGCTCAAAAAACAGTTAAAGAGGAGTCTTATTGATTTTTATAGAAGCCATATGAATGAGCGTCTACCTGGCAGAACAGACTTATGGGTTCTAAAAGGGGTTCAAAAATTAAAAGCTTTAAAAAAAGAAGGCTATCATTTCGATAGAATCATTAGCTCCTACGGACCCCCGACAGCTCACATGCTTGGGTATTTTGCTAAAAAAATCTTCAACTGCTATTGGATTGCCGACTATCGCGACCTTTGGATTGAAAATGATCTATACAAGGGACTATGGCCCTTTAAATGGATTGAAAAAAAGATCGAAGGCCGTCTTTTAAAAGAAGCTGAAATGATAACGACTGTATCAAGCCCTTTGCAGCAAACCCTTATACAAAAATTTTATCCGATCCCGGTTCATATTATAGAAAATGGTTTTGATGAAGAGCAAATGTCTAAAGTTAAGGGGGATTATTTTTCACACAAAGAAAAAAAGTTTCGTCTTGTGTATACAGGCTCTCTCTATTGGAAAAAAAGAAATCCCCTTCCGCTTTTTAAAGCTCTTTATGAATTAAAAAAAGAAAAGGTCCTAACCTCGCAAAATTTTGAGCTTCTATTTTATGGGTCTTATACAGGACCTCTTTTAGAAACTATTGAAAAAATGGAGCTTGAATCATTAGTCCGCTACCGTGGTATTGTCGGAAAAGACGAGGCTTTAAGCATTCAAAAATCAGCCGATTGTTTTTTATTTTTAGAATCTCCGGACTCGAAAGGAATACTGACAGGTAAGCTTTTTGAATACCTTTATTTTCCATCGCCCATTCTTGCTATAGGCATCAAAAGAGATTCTACAGCCGCCAAAATAATTGAAAAAGCAAACTCAGGTTTTATAGCTGAAAACTCGGTCCCCTTAATTAAAAATCTCATCATTGAACTTATAAAAGGAGTGTCCTTAACGAAAAATACCTCCTTTATTAATCAATTTTCAAGAGAAGCAAAGGCGGAAAAGCTTTATCAGCTCATTTTATAA
- a CDS encoding Gfo/Idh/MocA family oxidoreductase, which translates to MKTVALLGAGRWGKNLARNFYSLGALHTLCDPNEALLDHYQKIYPDIHLTSNYTSVLANDAIKQVVIASPAPLHFSLAKQALESGKDVYVEKPLCLDVKEGEELIKIADKKGKILMVGHILQYHSAVKTLKEIIAGGELGKLHYIASNRLNLGSFRVEENALWNFAPHDISVILSIAGHVLPEDITCTGGAYISEGVADTTMTTMRFNNDLRAHIYVSWLHPFKEQKLIVIGSNGMAVFDDTKPWEEKLVLYRNHVKWSGGTFPEANQCPPEYVKLPQEEPLKEECLHFLNCCRDRITPKTDGKEGVRVLSVLQAAQESLAKDGIKVSLNDYKASKPASYYAHPTAVIEKTANIGANTKIWHFSHVMEETVIGENCNMGQNVVISPGTVIGNRVKIQNNVSVYTGVTLEDDVFLGPSMVFTNIKNPRSEIVRKKEYIATYVRKGATIGANATILAGIEIGRYAFIGAGSVVTKSVKPFSIVVGNPAKAIGWMSQYGEKLDLPVENDSPIPLRAACPKTNERYYLLGNSLLSEDEITENEQELQEMAKN; encoded by the coding sequence GTGAAGACAGTAGCTTTATTAGGCGCCGGAAGATGGGGAAAAAATTTAGCCCGTAACTTTTATTCATTAGGAGCGCTTCATACCCTATGCGACCCAAATGAAGCTCTTTTAGATCATTACCAAAAGATTTACCCGGATATTCACTTGACAAGCAACTACACAAGTGTCTTAGCAAATGATGCCATCAAGCAGGTTGTCATAGCAAGTCCGGCCCCTTTGCATTTTTCTCTCGCCAAGCAAGCTTTGGAATCCGGTAAAGACGTTTATGTCGAAAAACCTCTTTGCTTAGATGTAAAAGAAGGTGAAGAGCTCATAAAGATTGCCGATAAGAAAGGCAAAATCCTAATGGTTGGACATATCCTTCAATATCATTCAGCTGTAAAAACACTAAAAGAAATTATTGCAGGAGGAGAGCTTGGAAAGTTGCATTACATAGCCTCCAATAGGCTTAATCTTGGCAGTTTTCGTGTCGAAGAAAATGCTCTATGGAATTTTGCCCCCCATGATATCTCAGTCATTCTTTCAATAGCAGGTCATGTTCTTCCAGAAGACATCACTTGCACAGGCGGCGCTTATATTTCCGAGGGGGTAGCCGATACCACTATGACCACTATGCGATTTAATAACGACCTAAGAGCTCATATCTATGTCAGTTGGCTTCACCCTTTCAAGGAGCAAAAATTAATTGTAATCGGCTCAAACGGCATGGCCGTTTTTGATGACACGAAACCATGGGAAGAAAAACTCGTTCTTTACCGCAACCACGTGAAATGGAGTGGTGGAACTTTTCCGGAAGCGAACCAATGTCCGCCGGAATATGTGAAGCTTCCGCAAGAAGAACCCTTAAAGGAAGAATGCCTTCACTTTTTAAATTGCTGTAGAGATAGAATCACCCCGAAAACAGACGGAAAAGAAGGGGTTCGAGTATTGTCTGTTTTACAAGCAGCTCAAGAAAGTTTAGCTAAAGATGGTATAAAAGTTAGTTTAAATGATTATAAAGCAAGTAAGCCTGCAAGCTATTACGCTCACCCAACGGCTGTGATTGAAAAAACCGCTAACATCGGCGCTAATACAAAGATTTGGCACTTTAGCCATGTTATGGAAGAGACTGTCATTGGCGAAAATTGCAACATGGGTCAAAACGTCGTGATCAGCCCAGGAACTGTAATCGGCAATCGAGTAAAAATTCAAAATAATGTAAGCGTGTACACAGGCGTAACTCTAGAAGATGATGTTTTCTTAGGCCCTAGCATGGTTTTTACCAACATCAAAAATCCACGAAGCGAGATCGTTCGAAAGAAAGAATACATCGCCACCTACGTCAGAAAAGGGGCTACGATTGGCGCTAACGCCACCATTCTCGCCGGCATTGAAATAGGCCGCTACGCCTTTATTGGCGCAGGTTCAGTTGTGACAAAAAGCGTAAAGCCATTTTCAATTGTCGTCGGCAATCCCGCTAAAGCAATAGGATGGATGAGTCAATATGGTGAAAAATTAGACCTTCCCGTCGAAAATGATTCGCCGATTCCTTTAAGAGCCGCTTGTCCAAAAACTAATGAAAGGTACTACCTGCTCGGTAATTCTCTTCTTTCCGAAGACGAAATTACAGAGAATGAGCAAGAACTTCAAGAAATGGCGAAAAACTAG
- a CDS encoding MBOAT family O-acyltransferase, translating to MIYSSFEFIFLFFPIALFGYFSLKKIKKEMTGFWLLLVSLIFYGSWNAAFLPLLIFSTLFNWLVGRKIEKMREVKKKARSWLIIGIAFNLLFLSYYKYSSLLLDLLNTLFSTSIPYQLSDFPIGISFITFQQITYLVDLYSKKIEKHGDIFAFSLFVSFFPQLIAGPIVLYQELIPQLADKKKPNDFDLIAKGIFIFSIGLFKKVILADSLSYWVDLGFSNVEKLTFIEAWIVAFAYNFELYFDFSAYSDMAIGIGWILGIHLPLNFNSPLKADNIQEFWKRWHITFSRFIRNYLYIPLGGSAFGKLRHASATFFVFFLTGLWHGSGLTFILWGLVHGAAIIFYQFWKKTGVVLSKTTGIFTTFIFCSIARIIFRSETIFQMKGILHTMALGKGVSLPQYMNGVIALKGLSFNGVMPLFRKDILSLVSFLALSFILCFLCRNSNELSKQFIPNKRHLGFSLFLFMSSLFYLGKAKSFIYFAF from the coding sequence ATGATTTATAGTTCTTTCGAATTCATATTTCTCTTTTTTCCGATAGCGCTCTTCGGCTATTTTTCTTTAAAAAAAATAAAGAAAGAAATGACAGGTTTTTGGCTTTTGCTTGTCTCCCTTATTTTTTATGGTTCTTGGAATGCGGCCTTTCTTCCCCTTCTTATTTTTTCAACTCTCTTTAATTGGTTGGTAGGACGGAAGATTGAGAAAATGAGAGAGGTTAAAAAAAAAGCAAGGTCATGGCTTATTATAGGAATCGCCTTTAACCTTTTATTTTTAAGCTATTATAAATATAGCAGCCTTCTTTTAGATTTACTGAATACGCTTTTTTCAACCTCAATACCCTATCAATTATCCGATTTTCCAATCGGCATTAGCTTTATAACCTTTCAGCAAATCACCTATCTTGTGGATCTCTATTCTAAAAAAATTGAAAAGCATGGAGATATTTTTGCGTTCAGCTTATTTGTCTCTTTTTTTCCGCAACTCATAGCGGGCCCAATTGTTCTCTACCAAGAGCTCATTCCCCAATTGGCTGATAAAAAAAAGCCGAATGATTTTGATTTGATAGCTAAAGGGATCTTTATTTTTTCAATCGGTCTTTTTAAAAAAGTCATTCTTGCAGACTCTCTTTCCTATTGGGTGGACCTTGGGTTTTCAAATGTTGAAAAGTTAACTTTTATTGAAGCTTGGATTGTAGCCTTCGCTTATAATTTTGAGCTTTATTTCGATTTTAGCGCTTATTCGGATATGGCTATCGGCATCGGATGGATTTTAGGCATTCATTTACCTCTTAATTTCAATTCCCCCTTAAAAGCAGACAATATCCAGGAATTCTGGAAAAGATGGCATATAACTTTTAGCCGTTTTATTAGAAATTACCTCTATATCCCGCTTGGTGGAAGCGCTTTTGGAAAATTGCGGCACGCAAGTGCAACTTTTTTTGTTTTCTTCTTAACAGGGCTATGGCATGGCAGCGGCCTTACTTTTATTCTTTGGGGTTTGGTGCATGGGGCAGCGATTATCTTCTATCAGTTTTGGAAAAAAACCGGGGTCGTTCTTTCAAAAACAACAGGAATTTTCACAACTTTTATATTCTGCTCAATTGCAAGAATTATCTTTAGATCTGAAACTATCTTTCAAATGAAAGGCATTCTTCATACCATGGCCTTAGGAAAAGGAGTCTCTCTTCCTCAATATATGAATGGGGTTATAGCATTAAAAGGGCTTTCCTTTAATGGCGTCATGCCCCTTTTTAGAAAAGACATCCTGAGCTTGGTTTCCTTTCTTGCCCTATCATTTATTCTCTGTTTTCTTTGTAGAAATTCTAATGAACTTTCTAAGCAATTTATCCCGAATAAACGCCACCTTGGCTTTAGCCTTTTTCTCTTTATGAGCTCCCTTTTTTATCTTGGCAAAGCCAAAAGCTTCATCTATTTTGCCTTTTGA
- a CDS encoding glycosyltransferase family 2 protein, which translates to MKKVSVIIVTHDSEAFLTKAVTCLNNQTTKPYEVLIVDTGSKDKSYLEAFLRFKGFQIHNAGEEVGFCKGNNHGLKFVDPLSDYVLLLNPDAYLTPGFIEKAIDFMEKPLNQSVGILTGKLLGFDNTKEEPTGKYDSTGIFRTFWGYWYDRGQGETENKDFETKEYVKAICGALMFIRKTALKEVLIKNEYIFDESFFMYKEDIELSMRMQKKGWKLAYEPEIAAYHCRGWDPNRKKMARKYRLMSARNELIIHKRMGSLLGMCYSSLKYAAVLIFNV; encoded by the coding sequence ATGAAAAAAGTTTCTGTTATTATTGTCACCCATGATAGCGAAGCCTTCCTTACTAAGGCCGTCACTTGTTTAAATAATCAGACGACCAAACCCTATGAAGTGCTAATTGTGGATACCGGGTCAAAGGATAAAAGTTACCTTGAAGCCTTTCTCCGATTTAAGGGGTTCCAGATTCATAATGCCGGTGAAGAAGTGGGATTTTGCAAGGGTAACAATCACGGACTAAAATTTGTCGATCCTCTTTCTGATTATGTACTATTATTAAATCCCGATGCGTATTTAACGCCTGGCTTTATCGAAAAAGCTATTGATTTTATGGAGAAGCCTCTTAATCAATCGGTTGGAATATTGACCGGTAAACTGCTTGGCTTTGACAATACAAAAGAGGAACCTACGGGTAAATATGACTCGACAGGCATATTTAGAACTTTCTGGGGGTATTGGTATGATAGAGGGCAAGGGGAAACTGAAAACAAAGACTTCGAGACTAAAGAGTATGTAAAAGCCATTTGCGGGGCGCTTATGTTTATAAGAAAAACGGCTCTAAAAGAAGTACTTATTAAAAATGAGTATATTTTTGATGAAAGTTTTTTTATGTACAAAGAAGATATTGAGTTATCCATGCGCATGCAAAAAAAAGGCTGGAAGCTTGCTTATGAGCCGGAAATTGCGGCTTATCATTGCAGAGGATGGGATCCTAATAGAAAAAAAATGGCTCGAAAATACAGATTGATGTCTGCAAGAAATGAGCTCATCATTCACAAAAGAATGGGATCGCTTTTAGGCATGTGCTACTCCTCTTTAAAATATGCAGCGGTGTTGATCTTTAATGTCTAG
- a CDS encoding glycosyltransferase — MRILILTAFFPPQNSIASLRPYSWAKYWTLLGHQVTVLTPGKQISSTDLDFENPGYSVIEVDLPSWLRRLKHSYQGEPPQIKDSTRFFSIKNYLKRKAVAFFNTLRHSKGIFNSCRMPDFLDFWKKRAWDELSKEEPWDLVVSTSGPYTVHFLADKLKKKKLARAWIADFRDTWSNSFIYPGIFPFNLLEPYFEKKLMKNADFITTVSSPFASVLEKLHGLNKVHVIENGFDPEDLKTLDKRPIFPQDGKLRIVHTGTIYLGKRDPSPLFAAIEKIASSPSSRPLLNKLEVLFPGPYQANLSSLIEQYKVGDWVKMPGFLSRPEALRMQRDADYLLFLPWNDPNIDGVLTGKIFEYLFSKTPILSIGCEKIEASQKLILEAKAGLSLGNAANIYSFLLNILEDKKEKPLLENDSFLEKYKRNFLAKQLINLVIGEKNTI; from the coding sequence TTGAGAATCTTAATTTTGACCGCTTTTTTTCCCCCTCAAAATTCAATTGCATCACTCCGGCCTTATTCATGGGCAAAATATTGGACGCTTCTTGGCCATCAAGTAACGGTTTTAACGCCTGGTAAACAGATAAGCAGCACGGACTTGGATTTTGAAAATCCCGGATACAGTGTGATTGAAGTCGATCTTCCTTCCTGGCTTAGGCGATTAAAACATTCATATCAAGGGGAGCCGCCGCAAATTAAAGATTCAACCCGCTTCTTTTCAATAAAAAATTATTTAAAAAGAAAGGCTGTTGCTTTTTTTAACACCCTTCGTCACTCAAAAGGGATTTTTAACTCGTGCCGCATGCCAGATTTTTTGGATTTCTGGAAAAAAAGAGCCTGGGATGAACTATCTAAAGAAGAACCTTGGGATCTTGTGGTCAGCACATCGGGCCCTTATACGGTTCACTTTTTAGCAGACAAGCTCAAAAAGAAGAAACTTGCTAGAGCTTGGATTGCAGATTTTAGAGACACTTGGAGTAATAGCTTTATTTACCCCGGAATATTTCCCTTTAATTTACTTGAGCCCTATTTTGAGAAAAAGCTCATGAAAAATGCGGATTTCATAACGACGGTCTCCTCTCCTTTTGCAAGCGTTCTTGAAAAATTACATGGACTTAACAAGGTTCATGTCATTGAAAATGGATTTGACCCGGAGGATTTAAAAACCCTGGATAAACGCCCCATTTTTCCACAGGATGGGAAACTTAGAATTGTCCATACGGGGACGATTTACCTTGGAAAAAGAGACCCAAGTCCCCTTTTTGCAGCTATTGAAAAGATCGCCTCCTCTCCTTCGAGTCGACCTTTACTTAATAAACTGGAAGTCTTATTCCCAGGACCTTATCAAGCAAACCTAAGCTCTTTAATTGAACAGTATAAAGTTGGGGACTGGGTGAAAATGCCGGGATTTTTAAGCCGTCCTGAGGCTCTTCGAATGCAACGGGATGCGGACTACCTTCTTTTTCTCCCCTGGAATGACCCGAATATTGATGGAGTGCTTACAGGGAAAATTTTCGAGTATTTATTTTCAAAAACGCCCATTTTATCCATAGGTTGCGAAAAAATCGAAGCGTCACAAAAGCTTATATTGGAAGCAAAAGCCGGACTTTCTTTAGGAAATGCCGCCAACATCTATAGTTTTTTACTCAACATTCTTGAGGACAAAAAGGAAAAACCATTACTCGAAAATGACTCTTTTTTAGAGAAATATAAAAGAAATTTTTTAGCCAAACAGTTAATAAACCTAGTAATTGGAGAGAAAAATACTATCTAG
- a CDS encoding nucleotide sugar dehydrogenase: MPLTIDRIHSNECIIGIIGMGYVGFPLALTFVEAGFPVIGFDIDQKKVEAISKGESYFKHIPESRSREVFSKKLLSATSSYEEISKCDAVIICVPTPLDHHLEPDLQYIIQTAEAIAPYLAPNTLVSLESTTWPGTTEEVLLPLLEAKSQRRIGKDLYLCFSPEREDPGNKKYGTKTIPKLVGGVDEESLSLAVALYSKAVLHVVPVSTTRVAELAKLFENIFRSVNIALVNELKLICDPMNIDVFEVIRAAGTKPFGFMPFWPGPGLGGHCIPIDPFYLTWKAKEYGISTRFIELAGEINRSMPKYVVSKVQDCLNYYSKSLKGSRILILGLSYKSDIDDMRESPSLELIHLLEKKGAICDYHDPLVPEIGLSREYNDLAGRISQPLSSNYDCFLLATAHSSFSKDEIMSYAVPIVDTRNFLPKQRLVFTA; encoded by the coding sequence ATGCCCTTAACAATAGATCGCATCCACTCAAACGAATGTATTATTGGAATTATCGGCATGGGTTATGTAGGTTTTCCCTTGGCCTTAACTTTTGTCGAAGCCGGTTTCCCGGTAATTGGATTTGATATCGATCAAAAAAAAGTGGAGGCTATCTCCAAAGGAGAAAGCTACTTTAAACATATCCCTGAAAGTAGATCAAGAGAGGTATTCAGTAAAAAATTGCTATCGGCAACAAGCTCTTATGAAGAAATTTCCAAGTGCGATGCCGTTATCATCTGTGTGCCGACACCTTTAGATCATCATTTAGAGCCCGACCTGCAATACATTATTCAAACAGCCGAAGCGATCGCACCGTACCTTGCTCCCAACACATTAGTTTCACTTGAAAGCACAACATGGCCGGGAACTACAGAGGAAGTACTTTTGCCTCTTTTAGAAGCTAAAAGCCAAAGACGCATCGGAAAAGATCTTTACTTATGCTTTAGTCCTGAAAGGGAAGACCCGGGAAATAAAAAGTATGGCACTAAAACCATCCCTAAGCTTGTTGGCGGAGTCGATGAAGAAAGCTTAAGTTTAGCAGTCGCCCTTTATTCCAAAGCAGTTTTACATGTAGTTCCCGTTTCAACGACAAGAGTGGCCGAGCTTGCTAAACTCTTTGAGAATATTTTTAGAAGCGTTAATATCGCTCTCGTTAATGAGCTTAAACTTATTTGCGACCCCATGAATATCGATGTTTTTGAAGTAATTAGAGCCGCCGGCACAAAACCTTTCGGTTTTATGCCTTTTTGGCCGGGGCCCGGTCTTGGAGGCCATTGCATCCCTATCGACCCTTTTTATTTAACCTGGAAAGCGAAAGAGTATGGCATTAGCACAAGATTTATTGAACTTGCCGGTGAAATTAATCGATCCATGCCGAAATACGTCGTCTCAAAGGTTCAAGACTGCTTGAATTATTACAGTAAGTCATTAAAAGGCTCTAGAATCCTAATACTGGGGCTTTCTTATAAATCTGATATCGATGATATGAGAGAGAGTCCAAGTCTTGAACTTATTCATTTGCTTGAGAAAAAAGGCGCCATTTGCGACTACCATGACCCCCTTGTGCCGGAAATCGGATTGAGCCGCGAGTATAATGATTTAGCCGGAAGAATAAGCCAGCCTTTATCCTCAAATTACGATTGCTTCCTTCTTGCAACAGCTCACAGCTCATTTTCCAAAGATGAAATTATGTCTTATGCCGTACCAATTGTTGATACAAGAAATTTTTTACCGAAACAGCGTCTTGTTTTCACAGCTTAA
- the wecB gene encoding non-hydrolyzing UDP-N-acetylglucosamine 2-epimerase, which translates to MNLTTIIGARPQFIKAASVSRALKSRSPEIKESIIHTGQHYDKEMSDVFFEEMKIPKPDHFLGIGGLSQGSMTGRMIESIESIFLKAKPDWILVYGDTNTTLAASLAAVKLHIPIAHVEAGLRSFNKKMPEEVNRVLTDHLSSLLFTPTSKGKENLLREGVSPKKIIECGDVMADSVFFYAKQAEEKIHLLKELDLSPRNYVLTTLHRQENTDQSDRFREILEGLFLASKERRIVWPLHPRTEKILKNENLYEKASRLLTLLPPLGYLDMLFLQKNALVIATDSGGVQKEAYLLKVPCLTLREETEWVELLEKGYNRLVPLSREAIFECLTTKNESSIEWESSLYGDGKASETIVKNLIQFSKLE; encoded by the coding sequence ATTAATCTGACAACTATTATCGGCGCAAGGCCTCAATTTATAAAAGCCGCTTCTGTCAGCCGTGCTTTAAAGAGCCGTTCCCCTGAAATTAAAGAATCGATCATTCATACAGGCCAGCATTATGACAAAGAGATGTCTGATGTTTTCTTTGAAGAAATGAAAATTCCGAAACCCGATCATTTTTTGGGGATTGGGGGCCTATCTCAGGGGTCTATGACAGGCAGAATGATAGAAAGCATTGAATCCATCTTTCTTAAGGCAAAACCTGATTGGATTTTAGTTTATGGCGACACCAATACAACGCTTGCAGCCTCTCTTGCCGCCGTGAAGTTACATATCCCTATAGCTCATGTAGAAGCCGGACTTCGATCCTTTAATAAAAAAATGCCGGAGGAGGTCAATCGCGTTTTAACAGATCATCTCTCTTCACTTTTATTCACCCCGACTTCTAAAGGAAAAGAAAACCTGTTAAGGGAAGGGGTCTCTCCAAAAAAAATTATAGAATGCGGAGATGTGATGGCTGATTCTGTTTTTTTCTACGCAAAGCAAGCGGAAGAAAAAATTCATCTTCTTAAAGAATTGGATTTAAGCCCGAGAAACTATGTTCTAACCACTCTTCATAGACAAGAAAATACCGATCAAAGCGATCGATTCAGGGAAATTCTTGAGGGTTTATTTTTGGCAAGCAAGGAAAGACGGATTGTTTGGCCTCTTCATCCAAGAACCGAGAAAATTTTAAAAAATGAAAATTTATACGAAAAAGCCTCTCGGTTACTAACTCTTCTTCCCCCTCTTGGGTATCTGGATATGCTGTTTTTGCAAAAAAATGCGCTTGTCATTGCAACCGATTCAGGAGGAGTTCAAAAAGAGGCCTATCTCCTTAAAGTGCCTTGCTTAACTTTGAGAGAAGAAACAGAATGGGTAGAGCTTTTAGAGAAAGGGTATAACCGTTTAGTCCCTCTTTCAAGAGAGGCTATTTTCGAATGCCTGACTACAAAAAATGAATCTTCTATTGAATGGGAAAGTTCTTTATATGGGGATGGAAAAGCTTCCGAAACTATTGTGAAAAACTTGATTCAATTTTCTAAATTAGAATGA
- a CDS encoding DegT/DnrJ/EryC1/StrS family aminotransferase has protein sequence MEFIDLKQQYNRYKDEIDLRIKNVLDKGHYIMGEEVFELEKELAAYTGSKHAIAVSSGTCSLFIALLALDVQPDDEIITVPFTWIASSEVISLTHARPVFVDIEPDYYNINVSLIEKAITKKTKGILAVNLFGQMADYEALNDLAKKHNLFVIEDAAQSFGSTQNGIHSCKKTLVGSTSFFPAKPLGCYGDGGALFTDDDKLASKCRAIRTHGGEMRHHHPYLGLNGRLDTLQAAILLAKLPHFNQEIEARQKHAEYYNELLNGIVETPEVMDSNTHVYAQYTIRVEERELLINALKKEGIPSAVYYPKCLHEQPVFEHLGYKLGDFPEAEKASKQVLSLPMHPWLKKEEQELIAEIIKTHASHYPIEALQCC, from the coding sequence ATGGAATTCATAGACCTCAAACAGCAATACAATCGTTATAAAGATGAAATTGACCTTAGAATAAAAAATGTTCTAGATAAAGGTCATTACATCATGGGAGAGGAGGTTTTTGAACTCGAGAAAGAACTTGCCGCCTACACAGGATCAAAGCATGCGATCGCTGTCTCATCCGGAACTTGCAGTTTATTCATCGCTCTTCTTGCCCTGGATGTTCAGCCAGATGATGAGATTATTACCGTTCCCTTTACATGGATAGCTTCTTCTGAAGTGATTTCCCTAACTCATGCAAGGCCCGTTTTTGTTGATATTGAACCTGATTATTACAATATCAATGTCAGTTTAATCGAGAAAGCTATCACAAAAAAAACAAAAGGGATCTTAGCTGTCAATCTATTCGGACAAATGGCTGACTATGAAGCTTTAAATGATCTTGCGAAGAAACATAACCTGTTTGTCATCGAAGATGCTGCCCAAAGCTTTGGGTCGACTCAAAATGGTATTCATAGCTGTAAAAAAACGCTTGTTGGCTCAACAAGCTTTTTTCCTGCGAAACCTCTAGGGTGTTATGGGGATGGAGGCGCCCTTTTTACAGATGATGACAAACTCGCCTCTAAATGCAGAGCCATCAGAACCCACGGGGGCGAGATGCGCCATCATCATCCTTATCTTGGATTAAATGGTCGTTTAGATACTTTGCAAGCGGCTATCTTGCTCGCAAAATTGCCTCATTTTAATCAAGAAATAGAAGCCCGTCAAAAACACGCTGAGTATTATAACGAACTCTTAAATGGAATTGTTGAAACTCCGGAAGTGATGGATTCAAATACCCACGTTTATGCTCAATATACTATCCGGGTAGAGGAAAGAGAACTTCTCATTAATGCCCTAAAAAAAGAAGGGATCCCCTCAGCTGTTTATTATCCGAAATGTCTTCATGAACAGCCCGTTTTCGAACATTTAGGCTATAAGCTTGGTGATTTTCCCGAAGCTGAAAAAGCTTCAAAACAAGTCCTTAGCCTCCCTATGCACCCATGGTTAAAGAAAGAAGAGCAAGAGCTCATTGCTGAAATCATAAAAACCCATGCTTCCCATTATCCAATCGAAGCATTACAATGTTGTTAA